A window of Phaseolus vulgaris cultivar G19833 chromosome 4, P. vulgaris v2.0, whole genome shotgun sequence genomic DNA:
ttttatccttctgaaaataaattatcagtTCAGTTTTGAAATGTACGATGACACACACAATTTAGTGACATTTTCTTTTTACATTCTATAAtgttaaaagttatttttttttatttcagaaaataggaaatataaaatatgtatttttcaaaatacatgtTTTATATTCTGAACTATATattcttaaatatatatatttttttctgaattgTATTTTGCAATGTACAATGTTAATAGATTTTAGAATGCATTTTCAGATttgaaaacacatttttgatTGTACATTcctaaatatattaatacatttCTAATTATGCATTCTAAAATATCTATTTATCTAAAAATACATTCCATAATATACGACATGAATTTGTTTTTCTAAAGTAAAATTGTTAATAAATTAGTAAAATTTGTAGTGTGGAatgtataatctaaaataaaaaatttagaaaaataaaatgaaaattttaaattttatgtggATGCAACTTCAAACTGTCGATGTGGGTGCAGCTTCAAACATGGGGTGCAGAATACAATAGTCTAAATTCAAGCCTATATAGGTTGGGCCATGCATTCCTAGATCTATCACAAATAacatttagaaactaattaatGAAGTATATGTTAAGAgagagtgttttttttttatctattttgaaaattcatttaataaatgaaaacctttttttaaatgaaaaatgacTTTTTTCATAAGATAAAAGAAAAGGTGACCAAGTGTTAAACTACCTAGAAGATATTATGCATGtcttcagattttttttttgtataaatgtttttaaaaataaaaaaatagcttttttcataaaataaaactagaTTATGTTGTgttaaaaattaagattttggAGAAATTATAAccattattattactattattattattattaatattagttttaatttttcaacaaGTTATTTATCATAATTCGTATATAAAATCAGGTAACACATAATTTTATCTACCAACCGATTAAATTACTATAACatatccttaaaaaaaattcctCTCCAACTTGTCAAAATTAGAAAACGTTTATGTAAAAATACACATtccacaaaaaaaatcaaattttaaaggTGAATATGATCTtaaatagttttcaatcttgTTGAAGATAAACAATAATATCCAaagtatgatttttatttttcacataattaagaaaaaaatgaaatgttaCAATAATGACATATTTATAaatctaattataaatttatctatgAAGCATATTTGTACTTATAGATCTTACATTTTCCATTTTCAACATTTGTAGTAGAAAATCACTCCATGTGTCAATAGGACCTGGTAAGCACCAATGAACACAATCATTATATAGTGTCATATTCTCATTAGGCCAATACCCatatttattagggtgaccatCTGGTCTCAATAACATTGCTTGTGTGGTGTCAAGTAACATCAACTTCAACcctttctttcttccttctttCATGGCAACTTTGAATTCCTCTAATCGAATCTTATGTAACTCTAAATCATAGCCCTCTAACTTTGTTTCATTACTCCTAAATGGCTTAGTTCTCACACACTTTCCACCCTTATTCCACAACCCATTTTCAAAATGAGATGGTGAAAATGTTCTAAGGAATGTAGTACCCTTAAAGTTTTCTAAACTAAGGATGGATCTAAATGTGGTTCTAAAAACCTTTCTATAGCCATAGTACAAGTTTGAGTGAGTCATATTTGCTAGGTCACAATATTGGCATCCAACAACTTTTTGTTTCTCATAGAACACAATGGGTCCCAAAAACCATTGTCCTCCATTGATGATAACATGGTCAAAGTCTTTAATTTGAGTTGTCCATGTTTCATCAAGCTCATCAATGTAAACATTGAAGAGGGCACTATTTGAATCCATCTTTTTAGCCCTAACTAGATGGGGTGTCCAATAATTAGCCATAGTGAAGTTGTAACTTGAGTACTTCCATCTCTTGAAGGAAAAGTCATTCATGTGGGAAACATCAATGGGCCTCTCCACCTACAAAGATAGAAAGATAGAAAGACAATGACTTGAAATTTAGTAAAGACAACAAGGAAAAACATTTGCAAACACAAACACAAGTTTGTGAGAAGATTAGAAtgtttgttgaattttttagCTCAAACAAATACAAGTGGTACTTTTTATTTCAGCTGATAAAagaaaggattttttttttcaatttttgaatGGATTTAAAAACTCTTGTGATAgtcaaaatacattaaaaaaaaaatcaatgctGTGATTTGAAGGAACTAAAGCTTGTTTGTTCAATGCTTGAGAGGGATTTTTATTTTCGCGAAAAGGATGAAAGAGATAAGAGGATTACTCATAATATGTTTGGAAAACAAAATCTATAAGAACTtatggaagagaaaaataataaaagaaaagatgaacttcttttatataagttaaaattagttcATATGCAAGTTAtacaaaaaatcatttttaatcacattcttattattttaaaaaaatcgtATTTCGCAATGtgattaaaaatgattttttaaataaaaattaaaagagttttaaattaattaaaaaataattttttttataaatattgccAAAACATAAAGTATTCCAACAATTAGTGACCATTTCAATTTTAGAGGAGTTAAATATATGTATAAGCTAATCTAACAAGTTGCAGTGAAATTATATTTTCTGAGTCATCTTTCAGCTTTTGATGATCTTATCTGCTACACTATATCTTACTGAAGTATACACAAGAATGAACACATGTTTCAAGAAGTTTAGAGACATAGATGTAAATTCAGATGCAGGGCTTGCTATATAATCAAATACCATAAGTGGATCCAGAGTTTTAGAAtctgaaattttgaaaaagtagGAGAGACACTAACCCTTGATAGAAGGCAAATCATTGACTGCATGTGATTTCTGGCTATGGAATCTCCAACAAAAGCCATAGATTTTCCCCTCATAATTTCTAGGAACTGAAAGGGGTTGAACATGGGGAGTTCACACTCATTTGGCTTCCACCTCCACTTCATGAACTCAGAATCAGGTCTCCCATGTTTCATGCAGTTTTGGTGCTCATGAATAGCCCAACAGGTAGTGTTTGTATAGTATGGTGCCTCAGGATTTGGCACCCATTCCCCACTGAAAATGTCACACTTCTTCACAGATGCTGAGGGCAAGCTTTCTGGCTCCTTCAAATCACCAAATGCAGTGGATGGAAGCTTATATCTGTTGATCTTCAACAGTGCTGTGGTGACAGTAAATATAAGTAAGATTATGCATGTTAGTATACATATTTTTGACACTGTTTGTTTGGGGTTAGTGTTCTCAATATGCAGGAACTTCatggaaaaagagaaaaagaagagtaAGAGATAAAGGAAGCTAATGTAGGGGAATCAGCTTTTGCAAATATATTGTGTGTAAAACATAAACTCTCTCTGATTTGTTTTGGCTTCTTAACTCATTTTTTGCTTGAGATTCTCTACTTTTTAGCCTCATCATTAAACATAAACTGTATCTAATATTTTACCATTATTGaaataacattatatttttGATTCATTGAGATCAAAGGTAGATTGTGAATTTGAacttttttgtatttaaaaagtaatatattaaCCTCTAACCTTTAGCAAATATAGATAAAATCATCTCTAAAAACAAATGGTTCATGAGCTTTCTTCATCACACTTTGATGTACGTACTGGTCCATGTGTTTGCTTCATCATACTTCATGTACGTACAAAATCAATGGACCATCCTAACATTTTTTGACAGCTAAGAACTGATAAATTAAAGATGATGTAAAACTAAAGGAGAAAAGAGAATGCTGCTTTGGTGGCCCATTATGATGAGGAGTTTTGTTCTTGTGATAAGGTACTTCATGTGAGGAATCCCTCTTCAAGAAAAGCTGTCACATCGTTTTATTTGTGCTGTTCAATCTGCAGACAGAAGATATATCTTGGGATATATGTTTCATGCATGTGAACTTCTGATAAAGCAGAATGAATTTAATCATATAAACCTTATCTCATTCTTTAACCTCATTATTTCGAATCAAAGCCTTTGCTTAATTGcttctatatatataataaaagttttgttgttaatcaatcataaattattattattgatatactttttataatatttattttaaaaaaatcaacaaacttAGTATATGTAATCATATTCGATCAAACGATAGTATAAAATCACTTTATAATAGAACATATatgaattattttctatttagtgatataactttattaaaacaatagaaagcaagagagaaagaaagataaaaaaatataagaaggaatattgtttttattttttatattaaaataataaatagggtctaaatatatacaaatattgcATTCATTCTAGGTTTAATTTAAAAGAGAATGTAAAGagtcaataaaaattaaaataagaaaagacaaaataaatgttagacacatttacatatataaagaactaagaattagaaaagataaaattgatATTAGTTTCATTCTTAAATATTGATGAGATCGAACTTGGAACAAATACTCTTGACAAATTCAAGacttaagattttttttataaatttcaatcaGTTGTCTAGTGGTAGAAATAAGAAGCAATTAGATAagacccttctttaattttttctaataatatcTCAATTTTATGTGTTTCATACGCTCGTGAAATActgtatttatatatttctattgaaaaaatttcatattataaaagAGACGATCGGTCAAAATgatgaaaaagataatttagtcattaaaatttataggaaatctttaatattattatttgtttattcGATTTTCAACATAGGAGACAATTTTCAATGTACACACTAAAAACAATAGCTAATTGTGTTGAATCTCACGCGCCCAACTTTTTAAGTTTTAGTGGAGTTttcaactatatatatatatatttccaaGATCTACCAAATGTGTCATTGATAAGTCACCTTCTTATGCCTTAGCTTTGATAAAAATATTCTATTCGGATTGAAATTCTCAAATGTGCATAGCTTTgaggaaaaaaaacatattaatgTATTCTTTTTCTTGTTGGCACTGATAGATAAACCAGTCGCTTTCAAATTGGGCTAAGTTACACaatgtattttaatttgtaCAGTTGTTTTTCAAAGGAGAATCGTTTGTCCAATTTTGATCAGTGTGAATATAAAATTGTAAAGCACATGAAATTATTATGTCACAACACTAGCAAAAACAAAATGCTTTTGGCCTTACCTTGTATTACATATTATATAACAGATAACTAATGCTACACCACCTAACTTTGTATGGATTACATTGAACGACGTAATATATCCAAATCACTTCAAACTTGCATTTTAATAACATGCCCctcttgcaaaaaaaaaaaaaaatcataaaaaaataaataaaatatatatatatatatatatatatataaagtttccCTAGTGCaagatgtaaaaaaaaaattattgttttttaaatgcGTTTTTACCTCAAAATATTGTGGCATTTTGAAATTAAGTtcatttaagaatgcggctatttgttgTAGTCATATTCGTAAATGAAAcgctttgatttaagaatgtgACTATatgtaatagccgcattcttaaatcaaagcgcttgatttacgaatgcggttttttctatagccgcatttttaaatcaaaacgtttgatttaagaatgcagCTATTTGTattcttaaatcattttttaccctAACTCTGAAGCGCGTCACTTACGCTTTCAtactttcttcctcttcttttgcTTCTTTCGTTGTTCATGTGCGCTCTTTGGTTCCTCTCTTCTTCTGCGAGTTGCATTCTTTTGTTTTCGTGCCATTGTAAGTTCGTTTGAGctctatttctttttcttgtttttgtgtCATTGTTAAGTTCGTttgtttctatttcttttttgtttccTCGCATTGGCCGAAGTATTGTTTCATTGCTCCCTCGCTTCATCGCTGTTGTCGCTTTTGCTGCTGTTGTCGCTTCTGTGCCACTCTCAACGTTGCCTTCACACACAAGGTtggtgttttaaatttttttgattttttttaatgttttatgaattttttatttttatttattataatttgtaatttttaaaatttatattatttaatatttattataatttgtatttattattaatttatattatgttagttgttagtttagaatagaattatcgtgttggtattgagtctgAGGGTGTTCAACCCTCGACAATAGATATTGTTAAAATTGAAGGTCTTAAACAagaggagggtgaattgttttccaACGTTTTTCGAATGTTTTGAAGGTATGGAGAAAGTCAAAGAAGAATCACAACCAAAGGAATCAAAGAGCACAagatataaaacaattttagttGAGTTCcagaaattcaaccgattgtatctgcgattcaaccgattgtttttataagtaaagtgtaaaaacaactaaaaacatataCACAAGAgttaagagagagagagaatcacacaaacattttatattggttcactcttataccaaaagctacatccagttcccaaaAACCTCTGTGTATCCACTAAGTAATAAAAAactagattacaaacacacaaccaccaaagaagtgatcttgatcccctcaagaataCACACTTCCCTTGGCACACCACAAATTAGAACACTCTTTGACTCTGTGAACACCAGTTCTTACAGAATTACagatgaagaaagaaataggattgatcacacctggtacaaatcaaatcaaagtacaTAGTAAGTCCTACTTCACTCTTAGAGAAATatccaaagccttaagcaatcttggagaaaaacttgatttcaaaaactAATCTTGTAACCTTAATGCTAGGAGCGTATAACAAAACATTTATACTCTAATTAGCAGTTGAAAACATTGATAGTAAATTTCAAATCagtttcaaatcatttaaagcagatttaacaaacttaacagaattatgttaagacagttaaaaaaacagttggttgttttttcgaaataaccgattgaattaGTTTGACATCAAAGTGAACCAAATTCAAATATGCCAAAACTAGTTTCAAAAACCTTAagtatgaaacaaccgattgaaatgataaaacaacaggttgctTTTCAACTTCTTCATAAAAACACtattttcaaaaagatttgaattaaaccaactttgattcaaactaagagtgaattaacaaattcaaaatacCCCAGAACACACCCAACTAAGCTAAAAACAACCTTCAAGAAATCCATGGAGATTTGGAGTCATCAAAGCTCTTCTTCAACAGATATGTGCTGGTtttgagtccgggggtgttcgatCCTCGGCAAACGTGTGAGATAGAACACTTACTAGAAACACTTGAGTGACTATTTCagaatataatggatcgaaattggattAATTTTGTTCACATAAGcgatgagtacgaaagaggagtagaagaatttatacaatttgcgcaacGTAACACGaataatagtggtcatgatggagcaaagatcaggtgtctgtgtgttaactgtttgaatggaaggatattggATCTTAAAATAATGAGGGAGCAccttctatgtgatgggtttcttcgttcttatacaacttggacatggcatggtgaattattaaatttatgacATGCTTCCGTAATTGAAAAatatgtggggtccaccatggatgatgcagtacatgatgatgtagatgatgatcgattggaggacatgattcgtgacgtaggagctgagtcttttgcagaagtgcatggatatggaagtatgtcaagcaaTGCAAAGACTtcattgtatcctggatcaactaacttcacacggttgtcggcagtgttaagattgatgaatttgaaggcaataaatgaatggactgataaaagctctacggaattgcttcagttgttgaaggatatgcttccagaggaaaatactctacctaatcgtaattatgaggtcaaaaagattctttgttcAATGGGTATGGAATATAAAAAGATACaagcatgtcctaatgattgtatattatacaggaaagattttgaattgttgaaaagttgtctgaGGTGTgtgttatcacgttataagttgaaacaaaaagatgatgatattattgaagagatagaaaagcatggacctccaatgaaggttatgtggtatcttcccatcattccaaggatgaagctttagtttgcaaacccaaacgatgctaagaatcttagatggcatgcagatgagaggaaatgtgatggcatgtaccgacatccagctgattctattcaacaaaagaaatttgatgatgagtttctagagtttggtaaagaatcaagaaatatctaACTTGGTTTAGttacagacggaatgaatctgtttggtaatatgagtacaaatcacagttcatggcatgttttactagttatttacaacttacctcctggattgtgcatgaagcgaaaatacatgatgttgtctatgctGATATCCGGTCTgaaacaaccagggaatgacatagatgtttatctaagtcccctaattgaagttttgaagttaatgtgggatcagggtgttgaagtatttgacggatttgctaatgaaacttttaaactgcatgccatgttattttacACCATCattgactttccggcatatggtaattTATTAGggtatagtgttaagggtcataaatCATGTttaatatgcgaagaagacatcgcttctcaacaattgaaacatagAAGGAagacagtatatcttcggcattaGAGGTTTCTTAGAAATCATTATCCTTACCGAAGGTTGAAAAAAACTTTAATGGACACAAAGAgactagtggtccaccaactctattaactggtgttgaggtttacgaaaaaggtaaataacataggcactacaagaaaaacatgaaataaaaaccaattttaaagacaaaaaataattagttgctatagtaactaaattagagatcattttagaaactaacaaaaattttggtttctaaaatgtagtttttatttcatgattttcttgtattgaGATCACACCTTTGATAAATGTTTAAGTTTATTAAATCAGTATCATAAATAATTAcacatttattaattaataaaatgaattataacACAAGATATATTACCTTCAGTAAACATATTATTAATTGCATTAATTATTCTAATTGTACATTTAAAAATaggatattattttaattcaaaataatattaaatttatttttttaaatatgtatctCGTAATTATCTTAATTAATGAAGATTATAATGGATTGTAACTAAGTTATTAGTATTGTTTAAATGAACAGAGGCATTAGGTAGATTTGATTTGAAGgaaaacttaatttatttttatataaattttatttgccAAAAAATCAatgcttttttatttattttgatttgaataaattttccattttaaattttacagaaaagattaatattattttgaatgataaaaaaataaaataaaataaaaagtgccataataaatcaacaatttaatataaaaatatcttaaataggtatttttttattatataagttacaaattatttataacaatCACATCACTACTACAAgacaatcataaaaaaaataatttttagataccaaaataattagttgcagtaataactaaattagaaaccattttagaaattaaaaaaaaatgatttctaaattagtttatatcattgttaaatagtttctaaattgatatctaattagttaacaaggttttaactaccaattatttagattctaaatttggtaataaaaatcttggttgttaattagatatcaatttagaaaccatttaacaataatagaaactaatttagaaaccaaaaatttatttagtccctaaattggtctctaatttagtcactatagcaactaattatttttagtctttaaaattgagttctatttcataattttcttttagtgcatgaaataattttaattaaatatatttactaATAGATTAATGTGGATTATAACCATAATAACAATGGTTATTTAGATTTATATAGGTATAAGTGATTCACTAGTGAATTTagactattaataaaaaaaaaatgagtttaataatatgaaacatgcattttttttctccgtctaaatatacaaaaaaaaacattaaaaaaatgtgacttgattgaaaaaaatgattatcaagaaaacaaaatttgttGTATTTGTCTCAGTATATTATAAGGTTCCATATATTCCTTAAATTATCTTAACATatgatgtaatattttttacataataaagtaaatgaaaaataccatatataaaaaaggaaatattatttaaatatatggaTGCACACTTACATAATTTATTGTCCTTAATAACATTTCTTTTCGTTAATAAGATATGTGTAATATGTCAAAAAATTTCCTTAATAGGATACTGTGTCATTATTTACTAAAATGGTATATTATGTTAAACAACTATCTAAATAGTACGGTTTACTATAATAGTTCAGAGTTTGATTTTATTCTGaacttgattttatttttttgttttttatttaaaaataaaataaggataattttaaaataagataaaataatcttaaaataaatattttaaataaaattgtagaaaaaaatatatttaaaaaaatacaagtttaGAAAGGTAATTATATTGAGGaacaatattttagaaaaaaaatattaaaaaataataatttagacaagtaattatattaaaataattatttataaataatttaatttaaaaaataattatttaggaaaataattattctaagaactaattaattaaaaaattaaaaataaaaatttaatttgttaaaaattaaatatttaggcAAGTGATTATTTAGTTTTCTAccgaattaaaaaaatatataatattacactacaagacaatcatgaaatataaaccaatttttagaaaccaaaataattagttgctataatgactaaattatagactattttttagagactaaaaaaaatttgatttctaaattactttatattattgttaaatagtttctaaattggtatctaattagttaccaaagggttatctaccaattatttagattataaatttggtagcaaaacctggttactaattagatatcaatttagaaatcatttaaccataataaaaactaatttagaaaccaattttttttagtttctaaaatagtttctattttagtaactatagcaactaattatttcttatttctaaaaattggtttttttaGTTCactattttcttgtaatgttaatagctattatttataaataaaataaagattaagTAGATGTAAatgtaaaaagttaaaataaaaaatcctctatcaaaaaatattctaagtcaattttaattttttttatatatagaattttaaaatttgtttctaatCATACAcccaattaataaaataattatgataatataaaatatagataaaaattaGGAAATGGtgatcttttatttatttatttattattatatattattaaagttaatattattaaaaaatattttttttcttttctctgaataattatttacaaaaataattattacatttataaatattttaattattatatttattattcacaaatttatattatataaaacatttttcagtatttttctcaaattttttctttcttttttctataaaattttgaaaccaaaattttaaaaataagttatttcaaaatttataaatgctttttttaacaaatatatgttatttacaatttttttaaaataattattgcttaaaatatatgttttagtagataattatttttctatgtaattgttttaagaaattattttattaaccaattttttaaataattatgtttttaaaaatcaaaattaccgattctcttttcttcatttaaaaaaaagtcaagTTCAAAATGAAAAGGAATTCTGAATTGTTGCAATAAACCGTGCTATTGGGTAATTATTTGGCACAATATATTATTTAGATAATATTTAGtataatatacattttttaagaaataaattttagaagTGTGTTAttttggttaaaatttcatattttctcacgtaaaaaaattacaataaaattaaaaaaaaatgacatcAAGAGAGAAACGATACAAAAGTACATGTAAGAAAATTTCAGAAAtcaaatactaaaaataaatataggcTAAACTATAAACAATTGCTCACGTATATTTATTACATTTATATATTCAACTAATCAtattgcatattttttttaattgttaatgaaaaaatatttatttgaaagaATTATTTCTTAGTGCTCATTCATTATTTCCTCTTGTGTGATTAATGATTTTCTATTTAATTCGTTATATTAATATGACAAAATCATGCAAACATTACATATGTCATGCGAGTTTGAATGCTTACAAATTTGTTTACAATGATTTTCCTTTTCAtcgtataaaaaataaaatgttactaAATAAGTAAAAACAAGTTATTAATACGAATAATACTATacttaattttcttaaacaaaatttcatttttttaaacattttattttagtcttgtaaattatagaaagaaaaacatGGTTGAGAGGGGAGATTATGTTAAAAATATCCAACCAAATATTTCTGTAAATATTAGCAAATCACAAAACCCATACCTATAGTATAAACaatgaaagaaataatttttctatttaaaataattcCAAAAGTAagttaaattttctaaaatcttaCCAAAATTGAAAGATTCtcaaaaaaatttatcaattttcACCCAAATCTCACTGATTTGTTTCTCTTATAGAATTATGACACCTTCTgtcttaaaaaaaactataaaaaaaatcattttacttTAATTAAAGGAGAAAATGAagggaattttaaaaaaatattaaattttgaaaagtcAAAGTAATCGATTTATTCCTCAAAAAATAAAAGCATACATATTAAAATTTTTACATGGataaagttttcatttttttcctaATGTGGTCTTACCCTATTCTATAAAACCAATCCCATCTATTTTTCTGAatcaaataaacattttttaacgattgattccatttttaaaccattttgaaattaatattCTTTAATGACTCTGTTGTCGATGTTCTACACGCAAATGAAGAGAAAGTTATTATAGAATAATTAATTGTACATGAACAAGAGAAAGTTTTAATCAGAGAGATAAAATATTATGAcacaatatttaaatttaatgaagGCTTTAAAAATTAAGAGTCTGAATcaagaaaatgataaatttaGTTTCATCACAGAATCATATTCTTTTGCACTGAGAAAAGCTCAAATTGTGCTATCTCCTTAATCCCTTTCCCTCTCTCAAAATGAAGTTCCTTCTACATTTTCCTCTTCTCAAAGGGAACAACAACCTTAGATCAAAACAAACACTGTCATCAATAGTGACAATTCTGGTATTCTCAACCCTGGTTGTGTTCATGCTCGCCacaatttcttcttctttcttcagtTACCATTCATTGTTGAAGATCAATGAATTCAACAAGGAGGTGTCTATTGAATTTGATGATGGTTTGAAGAATGAGACAGAAATCATGCCCTCAACAGCATCTGTGAAGAAGTGTGACATTTTCAGTGGGGAATGGGTGCCAAATCCTGATGCACCATACTACACAAACAAAACATGTTGGGAAATCCATGAAC
This region includes:
- the LOC137837078 gene encoding protein trichome birefringence-like 19, which codes for MKFLHIENTNPKQTVSKICILTCIILLIFTVTTALLKINRYKLPSTAFGDLKEPESLPSASVKKCDIFSGEWVPNPEAPYYTNTTCWAIHEHQNCMKHGRPDSEFMKWRWKPNECELPMFNPFQFLEIMRGKSMAFVGDSIARNHMQSMICLLSRVERPIDVSHMNDFSFKRWKYSSYNFTMANYWTPHLVRAKKMDSNSALFNVYIDELDETWTTQIKDFDHVIINGGQWFLGPIVFYEKQKVVGCQYCDLANMTHSNLYYGYRKVFRTTFRSILSLENFKGTTFLRTFSPSHFENGLWNKGGKCVRTKPFRSNETKLEGYDLELHKIRLEEFKVAMKEGRKKGLKLMLLDTTQAMLLRPDGHPNKYGYWPNENMTLYNDCVHWCLPGPIDTWSDFLLQMLKMENVRSISTNMLHR